In Erwinia pyrifoliae DSM 12163, the genomic window AACAAACATCAGGAAGGTCGCCGTATAAGGCAGGAAACCACCGTGCAGAGTAATGCCGTTAGCGATAGCGGTCATACCGAATTCGCGCACGCCGTAGTGAATATAGTTACCCGCTGCGTCTTCGTTGACAGGCCTGGAGCCGGACCACATAGTCAGATTACTTGGGGCCAGGTCAGCGGAACCGCCCAGGTACTCTGGCAGCAGTTTACCAAAAGCTTCGATAGCGTTCTGCGAGGCTTTACGGCTGGCGATTTTCGCCGGATTAGCCTGCAGTTGCTCAACGAACTTCTGCGATTCAGCAGCCCAGTTAGCCGGCAATTCGTTTTTGATACGGCGTTTAAACTCTTCAGCCAGCTCCGGGAAAGCCTGAGCATAGGCTGCAAACTTGTCGTTCCAGGTCGCTTCTTTGGCCTGACCGGCTTCTTTCGCATCCCACTGCGTGTAGATATTCTGAGGGATCTCAAACGGCGCGTGGTTCCAGCCCAGCTGCTTACGGGTCAGGGCAATTTCTTCGTCTCCCAGCGGTGCACCGTGAGAATCATGCGTACCGGCTTTATTCGGCGAACCAAAACCGATAACGGTTTTGCACATCAGCAGGGAAGGCTTATCGCTAACCGCTTTGGCTTCTTCAATCGCTTTTTTGATCTCATCCGCATCGTGGCCGTCCACGCCGCGCACAACGTGCCAGCCGTAAGACTCGAAGCGTTGCGCCGTATCGTCGGTGAACCAGCCGTCAATATGGCCATCAATGGAGATACCGTTGTCGTCATAGAAAGCCACCAGCTTGCCCAGCTTGAGCGTTCCCGCCAGCGAGCAGACTTCGTGGGAGATGCCTTCCATCATGCAGCCGTCACCCATAAACACGTAAGTGTTATGGTCAACCACGTCATGGCCCGGACGATTAAACTGTGCCGCCAGCGTGCGTTCCGCAATCGCCATACCGACCGCGTTAGCGATGCCCTGGCCCAGAGGCCCGGTGGTGGTTTCAACGCCCACGGTATAACCGTATTCCGGGTGGCCAGGGGTTTTGGAATGCAGCTGACGGAAGTTAGCCAGTTCGCTAATCGGCAGATCGTAGCCGCTGAGATGCAACAGGCTGTAGATCAGCATAGAGCCGTGGCCGTTTGACAGCACGAAGCGGTCGCGGTCAGCCCACTGCGGGTTGGTTGGGTTATGATTGAGGAATTCACGCCACAGCACTTCGGCGATATCAGCCATGCCCATTGGCGCGCCAGGGTGGCCGGATTTGGCTTTTTGCACCGCATCCATACTCAATGCGCGAATGGCGTTGGCAAGCTCTTTGCGAGAAGACATTTTCTACTCCAGGTCGGATTTAACGCTTCGCCTCCTTAACCTATTGTAATTAATGAGTTATAGGGCAAAGCCGAAGGGAAGTCGACCATCAATGTACATGAAATACGGGTAACATGTACATGGCGCTGGCGGTAAAAAAAATCACATAACTTGCCGTTTGGCTACAAGACGACTATGCAATCAGGGCAACAAACGTTATAACCGCCTTTCGCCGGGGCTAATCCGCCGACGAGACATAACAACATTGTGTTTTTACTCATTTGTTACCTTAATGGATAAACTGGAATGAAGAAACGTATCACTTGTATCGCGCTGGCGCTGACTGGCTTACTTTCCGGCTGTCAAAATTTTGACAGCAATGCCCTGATGCAGTCTGGCAGCCAGGCCTGGCAGGCCGCTACCCTTAGCGATGCGCAGGTTAAAGAGTTGAGCGACAAGTCCTGCCAGCAGATGGATAGCGAGGCACAAATTGCCCCTGACAGCAGCCCCTATGCACAACGCCTGAAAAAAATCTCCGCAGCGCTCGGGGATAACATCAACGGCACCCCGGCCAACTATAAAGTTTATCTGACTAAGGACGTCAACGCATGGGCGATGGCGAACGGCTGCATCCGCGTATATAGCGGCCTGATGGATTTGATGAGCGATAACGAAGTTGAAGGTGTGCTGGGCCACGAAATGGGCCACGTTGCGCTGGGTCACTCACGTAAAGCCATGCAGCTGGCCTGGGCTACCACTGCCGTGCGCAGCGCTGCCGCCTCCGTTGGCGGGGTTACCGCTTCGCTGTCGCAGTCACAGCTGGGCGATCTGGGTGAGAAGCTGGTAAACGCTCAGTTCTCACAGGGCCAGGAATCCCAGGCTGATGACTACTCTTTCGACCTGCTGAAAAAACGCAATATCAATCCACAGGGGCTGGTCACCAGCTTTGATAAACTGGCGAAGCTGGAAGGCACCCACGCCAGCAGCATGTTTGACTCGCACCCGTCCTCACAGGCGCGTGCTGACCATATTAAGCAGCGTATCGCCGCTGGCAAGTAAGATCGGTCAGGGGCGGGTAAAAACGCCCCGTATAGTCATTTAAAATAATAAATGCGTTTTCGAAAAATATTTGACTCATACACTAACCAAACATTGAAAACATTGACTTAACAATAAAAATAACACCTATAACTAAAAGCAAAGAACCGGTTAAAAACTCAATCCTGTTGCGAATACTTTCATCTTTGGCTAATTTGTATAGTTTTCCAATCAAACTAACAAACGCGACCCACCAAACAACACCAACCAAGATATCAATGATACCTAAAGTAATAACCTGAGAGATAACGTTGCCTTTTTCACTGACAAATTGGGGGAGTATACTAATAAAGAAAATAGCCACTTTGGGATTTAAAATATTCGCAGTCAGCCCACTAATAAAAGCCCCTTTGTTAGCTTTTTGCAGAGAATCTCCGTCAACGTTACTATCACCATTAAAATATAATTCTTTTAAAGATCAAAAGCCAATCCATGCAACATATATCCCGCCAAGAATCTGGATAATATAAAATGCATTCTTCGATGCAAGAAAAATAGCTGAAGCACCAATGACAGCCAGAATCATGTGAAAAAAGAGACCACACTGAACTCCCAATGCTGAAAGCATACCCTCTCTTTTACTTCTGAATGTATTCTTAGATATTATCAACCAATGAGGGCCAGGTGTCACGTAAGACAATAAAGCCACGAAAATATAAAAAAGATAATCAGACATACTCAACCCTCTTTTTAAAATTCCCTGCAGATCATTCTTGGATTATCTTCCGTTGAAACAGATTCTAATTTCACCCTATCTTCTAAAACACATGCCCGGAGCAGCCAACGATCAAAGCCATCATATCGAGGTGTAAACCCGGTTCTTCCAGGTATTGCTCTGTTATTATCAATAATCAGTAAATCACCCGATTCGAGAGATACATAACACTTAGATTGGAAGATAACACCTTTTTTCTCCTGCTTTGTGAGCATCCCGCACAATAGTGCCGTTCACTTTTAGAGATTTTCCGACATACTGTTTATGTCCCCTGAGGAGATCGCCCATTTCAATCCAGAGACATCAGGCGAATAGCGATTACAGCCAAACATGTTTTCTTACTACAAAGCAATGATGGTTTTTTTGATACCACAGGCGTGAACATTATGTTATCGGGGGTAAAGATAACCATTCAACAACTTAAAATAATTCACTCACCATATTACATAATAACCGGTTTGGGAGTGCTCATTTTGTCAAATTAAAAGGCATTGATGACTCATGGGCGAAAATCGATGATCCTGGGTGGGGCGGGATAAATTACACCCACGCACAACTTGAAAAATACTGGTTACATGAAGATGGCTTAGGGCGCGAATTAATATTCTTAAAAGATGAAAAAACACTTATAAACAGCAATAAAATTCATTCTAAAAGAATTAGAATTCAATAATTAACGGACGGCAGAGAATATCTGCCCGCATTGTTTTTTATCAGCCTGATTAAAATTGGTTCGGGCGGGTTTCCCCGCCCTTATAACTTATTTGATCTTGTTGGCAGCCTGGACGTGCAGCATATCTAACGCCAGGCTGGCAGCCGCCAGCGCAGTTATATCAGACTGGTCATAACCCGGAGCCACTTCAACCAGATCCATCCCCACGATGTTCATGCCCTGCAGGCCACGGATCAGCTTGCTGGCTTTGTCGCTGGTCAGCCCGCCGATCACCGGCGTGCCGGTGCCCGGTGCATGGGCCGGATCAAGGCAGTCAATATCAAAGGTCAGATAGATGGGCAGATCGCCGACGATCTTTTTCACCTGCGCCAGGATATCGTCCACGCTACGATCGTTAACCTGCGCCGCATCCAGCACGTTAAAGCCCAGCGAAGGATCAAATTCGGTACGGATACCAATCTGCACGGAGTGTTCAGGAGAGATCAACCCTTCTTTTGGTGCCGTATAGAACATGGTGCCGTGATCGAAGGTAGGGCCATTGGAATAGGTGTCCGTGTGCGCATCAAAATGCACCAGCGCCATCTTACCGAAAGTTTTCGCATGCGCACGCAGCAGCGGCAGGCTGATATAGTGATCGCCGCCAAAGGTGAGCATGCGCTTACCCTTCGCCAGCAGCTTTTCAGCATGTGCCTGTAGTTTGTCACTGAAATCCTGCGCGTCACCAAAGGCATACACCAGATCGCCACAGTCAATCACCTTCAGCTGCTGGCGCAGATCGAACTGCCACGGCCAGCGACAGCCTTCCCAGGCCAGATTGGTGGAGATCTGTCGGATTGCCCCGGGGCCGAGACGGCTGCCGGGGCGGCCAGAAGTGGCAGCATCAAAAGGCACGCCGGTGATCACCCATTCGGCATCGCTGTCGTAGGGCTGGAAGTTAAGCGGGAAACGCATAAAACCAAAAGCATTGGAGACCAGAGAGTTATCGTACTCGTGGTTTAAGGTGTTGTTCATATCAAATCCTCGTTAAACGGCGGCATCTGAACGCAGCCCTGCCCGTTTACCCGGTAAAGAAAAATCCCTTCTGCGCCGTACCTGACGCAGAAGGGATCGGAAATTAATGCATCGTAACAGCGTTACTTTTTAGCAAAAATACCGTCAACGAATTTACCCAAATCGTTACCATCGGCATTGTTCAGGCTTTGCTCCGCATCCGGCTTCAGCTGGCCTTCCGGCGAAGCGTGATCGATGAACTGCGGTAAAAACTGTTGCAGCTTGCTCACCGCATCTTCCGGGGTGGTGCCCAGTTTGTCCGCCAGCGATTGCAGCTCGCTGTGACCAAAGGCAGACTGTAACTGGCTGGTGGCAACCGGCTGATTCTCGCCGCTGCCGAGCCAGCTTTCTGCCAGACCGCCCAGTCCGCCCTGCTGCAGCCTGGCCAGCACCGCCTGAAAACCACCCTGCGATTGTACCCACTGCAGGATCGCCATCATCGCCAGGCTGCCTAACTTACCGCCCATGCCCGACTCGCTGCCGGAGTTCTGCTCTTTGTCACCGCCGCCGAGCGCATTATTAATTAAGCTGTCTAATAAACCCATGTATCGCTCCTTAATCTTCCATTTCAGGGATTACCATTCGTAAAACATAGCCATCAGGCTTTAACGTTACTCATCTTCCAGATAAGTATAGCCGTACAGTCCCGCTTCAAACTCTTCAAGGAACTGCGCACGCAGCTCTTCGTCCAGATCGCTCTGCTTGATCTGGTTGCGGAAGTGCGTCAGCAGCTCCGCCGGATTGAGCTGCACATACTCCAACATATCCGCTACGGTATCCCCTTCATCCGACAGCTGAACCTCAACGCTACCGTCAGCAAAGGCAAATACATCCACCGCTTCGGTATCACCAAACAGGTTGTGCATGTTGCCAAGGATCTCCTGGTAAGCGCCGACCATAAAGAAGCCAAGCATCGGGGGATTATCCACATCGTACTGCGGCATCGGCATGGTGGTGGCAATGCCGTCGCCGTCGATGTAATGATCGATGGTGCCGTCGGAGTCGCAGGTGATATCCAGCAGTACCGCCCGGCGCTCCGGAACTTTGTTCAATCCTTCCAGCGGCAGCACCGGGAATAGCTGATCGATACCCCAGGCATCCGGCATCGACTGGAACAGCGAGAAGTTGACGTAGATTTTATCCGCCATACGCTCCTGCAGCTCGTCGATAATCGGGCGATGCGCACGGTTGCTCGGGTCCAGATGCAGCTGAATATAGTGGCAGATGCTCAAATAAAGCTGTTCGGCCCAGGCGCGCTGGGTCAGGTCATAGGTTCCCTGCGAGTAGCCGGTATGGATATCGAACAGGTCCATCTGGCTGTCGTGCAGCCATTCACGCAGCGAACGGCGGTTATTCGGCTCGTGCATCTCCTGCCAGGTATCCCACATGCTGACAATCGGACGCGGCGCGTCTTCAACCGGCGGTTGGGGCTCACTGAATTCGTTACGCTCCACGCCAATAATGTTGGAGACCAGCACCGTATGGTGCGCGGTCACGGCGCGCCCGGATTCGGTGATGACCGTCGGATGCGGCAGATCGTGCTCATCACAGGCCGCACCAATCGCCCAGATCACATTGTTAGCGTATTCGTTCAGGCCATAGTTTACCGAGCAGTCGCTTTGTGAACGTGTGCCTTCGTAGTCCACGCCCAGACCGCCGCCAACGTCAAAACACTGGATATTAACGCCCAGCTTTGCCAGTTCGACGTAGAAACGCGCCGACTCACGCACGCCAGTGGCGATATCACGAATATTCGCCATCTGTGAACCGAGGTGGAAATGCAGCAGCTGCAGGCTTTCCACCCGGCCCGCTTCACGCATAATTTCTACCAGCTTCAATACCTGGGTTGCAGACAGGCCAAACTTCGATTTTTCACCGCCGCTGGACTGCCATTTACCAGAACCCTGGGAGGCAAGGCGCGCGCGGATGCCGAGACGAGGTATTACGTTGAGGCGCTCGGCTTCTTCAAGTACCAGCTTCACTTCCGTCATCTTTTCCAGCACCAGATAGACCTTGTGGCCCATCTTCTCGCCAATCAGGGCAAGGCGGATATATTCACGGTCCTTATAGCCGTTACAGACAATCACCGAACGCGTCATACCAGCATGCGCCAGCACGGCCATCAGCTCGGCTTTGGAACCGGCTTCCAGTCCCAGCGGTTCGCCAGAGTTGATTAGCGACTCAATCACACGCTTATGCTGGTTGACCTTGATCGGATAAACCAGGAAGTAGTCGCCGTTGTAGCCGTAGGATTCGCACGCACGTTTAAAGGCGGCATTAATTGAACGCAGGCGGTGCTGCAAAATTTGAGGAAAGCAGAACAGGGCCGGCAGACGCTGGCCTTCAGCCTCGCGTTCTTTCACCAGTTTAGCCAAATCGACGCGGGCTTCCGGCACGTCAGGATCAGGGCAGACGCTGATATGACCCAGCTCGTTCACGTCATAGTAGTTATTACCCCACCAGGCAATATTGTAGGTGCGCAGCATTCTGCTGGCATCCTGGTCGCTGATGGCGACCTCCTGCATGGAACGCAGTACACCCTGTTCGCCTGCTGACGAACCCATTATTTTCTTCATGTCGTCAGACATCGCAAACCTCAAGTTGTAATGAAGCAAAACATATGTCAGCTGCAGGAGCACCCTGCGGCAAGAATTTATCGATTAGCGGCCTGTTCGGCCACGCACGCGAAAACGGTGCTGAAATCGTTTTTTGCAGTGTTACATTGTAAGACAAGTCGCAGACTCCGTGTAGCGGGCCAGAGAACTTATGAAGAAAACTCTCAGGATAATCTGAGAGAACCGCACCCAATTTATACGTTATCTCATGCAAATTATAGCAAGGCAGCAGATGTGGGGACCCGGATTTACCGATCGCAATGCAGCAGAGTAAACAGGCTGTATTCATCTCATCTGCAGTCGAACTATGGCAAGGACAAGGTTAACCAGCGATGCTGTCAGCATCATGACCAATACGCGGATAACTTCGCTGCGATTGACTGGCATGGATGATGAAATCAGGGAAAATGAACACGCCAGGATGGCGTAATTGGGCGGATAAAGCGAACTGGTGGTTCATTACCGTTATCACCTCCACACCTGCCTTCTCGGCACGCGGATAAAGCTGAACATGAGGCTAAAAGCCAGCACATGACCATCGCCACTGATGGGGTCTTTAGCGGCGTTTTATACAGCTCTGAAGGTTAAAATGCAAAATCTAAATGAGCTAAACAGGTGCTGTGACAGGATATTTTATTGCTCATTGCCTTGAGTGACATTCTATCAGGCAAAAAATGCTGGCAATCCGCTTAACGAGTAACCTAAAATAGACGTCCAGATGTTAATCCATCTATACTGGTTAACTTCTAAGCGTCTTACTACTGCTCATGGCTTTGCCTGTGGGGGCGCTAAGTCTGAGTTTGCGGACTCGTGGCCAGTCTTCGCGCTATGCAGTTGATTTTTAACCCGTTAGATTCAAGGTAAAGAATAAAATGGCTAAACACCTTTTTACATCCGAGTCCGTATCAGAAGGACATCCCGATAAAATCGCCGATCAGATTTCTGATGCCGTGCTGGATGCTATCCTCGAGCAGGATCCTAAAGCCCGCGTAGCCTGCGAAACCTATGTGAAAACCGGTATGGTGCTGGTTGGCGGTGAAATTACCACCAGCGCATGGGTGGATATCGAAGAGATCACTCGCCAGACCGTGCGTGATATCGGCTATGTCCATTCCGATATGGGCTTTGATGCCAATTCCTGCGCGGTACTGAGCGCTATTGGTAAGCAGTCACCGGACATCAACCAGGGAGTTGACCGCACCGATCCGCTGGAACAGGGAGCGGGCGACCAGGGCATTATGTTTGGCTATGCCAGCAACGAAACGGATGTACTGATGCCTGCGCCAGTGACCTATGCGCACCGTTTGGTACAGCGCCAGTCAGAAGTACGTAAAAGCGGCACGTTGCCGTGGCTGCGCCCGGATGCAAAAAGTCAGATTACCTTCCAGTACGACGATGGCAAGATCGTGGGCATTGATGCGGTAGTACTGTCTACCCAGCATGCTGAGGAGATCTCGCAAAAAGAGCTGCAGGAAGCGGTGATGGAAGAGATTATCAAGCCGGTGCTGCCGACTGAATGGATCAACGCCAACACCAAGTACCATATCAACCCCACCGGACGTTTCGTTATTGGTGGCCCAATGGGCGACTGCGGCCTGACCGGCCGTAAGATCATCGTTGATACTTATGGCGGTATGGCCCGTCACGGCGGCGGCGCTTTCTCGGGTAAAGACCCGTCGAAAGTTGACCGCTCTGCGGCCTACGCAGCCCGTTATGTGGCAAAAAATATCGTTGCTGCTGGCCTGGCCGATCGCTGTGAGATCCAGGTTTCCTACGCTATCGGCGTGGCAGAGCCGACCTCAATCATGGTGGAAACCTTCGGTACTGAGAAAATCTCTACCGAAACGCTGACCCTGTTGGTGCGCGAATTCTTCGACCTGCGCCCTTACGGTCTGATCCAGATGCTGGATCTGCTGCACCCGATTTATCGCGAAACCGCCGCCTATGGTCACTTTGGTCGTGAACACTTCCCGTGGGAAAAAACCGACAAAGCTGCGCAGCTGCGTGAAGCCGCCGGTCTGAAATAACCCCACTCTAAGCGCTTCAGGGGCATCCGAACGCGGGTGCCCTTTTTTTATGCCTTGATTGTTAACGATTACATGTGTGAGAAGGCTAATTTTCAGGCAATTAGATCGCTAATGATGTTTAAAACCTGACACCGTATGAGTTATTTTCAGCACTGTCTGATATTTTTCGGGCGAAGAGTTAATACACACTCTAATCTGCTATAGATTACTGGTTAAACCTCCTGAAATAGGGATAAAGACGCTATTTTCTGTAAGAAAATATCTGTAACCGGTTACACTGATGTAATCTGTCGCACAGTCTTGCATGGCTGAGTTTTCTACTATCTGATATCTGACACCTCAATAATTCGAGTTGCAGAAGGCGGCCAACGCGTCTGTGGTTTGAATAATGACGTTTTATAACAACAATATGCAGTACTACTAAACGGAGGCGTTATGCCTGATAAGAAAAAAAGAAGCAGAACTTCAAACAAGGCTATGACCCTGTTCGTCTGTTTCCTTGCGGCACTGGCTGGCCTGCTGTTCGGGCTGGATATCGGGGTGATTGCCGGAGCACTTCCCTTTATCGCCAAGGATTTTAGCGTCACTCCTCATCAACAGGAGTGGATCGTCAGCTCCATGATGTTTGGTGCCGCCATGGGTGCCGTCGGCAGCGGCTGGCTGTCTTCTTCTCTCGGGCGTAAAAAGAGCCTGATGATCGGTGCCGTGCTGTTTGTTATCGGCTCCCTGTGGTCAGCGCTCTCACCTAACCCGGAAATGCTGATTATCGCCCGCGTATTGCTGGGCCTGGCCGTTGGCGTGGCGTCTTACACGGCTCCGCTGTATCTGTCTGAGATTGCGCCGGAAAAAATTCGCGGTAGCATGATTTCGCTCTATCAGCTGATGATTACCATCGGTATTCTTGGGGCTTACCTTTCCGACACGGCTTTCAGCTATACCGGCGAATGGCGCTGGATGCTGGGCGTTATCACTATTCCCGCCCTGCTATTGCTGGTTGGCGTCTTCTTTCTGCCCAACAGCCCGCGCTGGCTGGCAGCAAAAGGCGATTTCCGCAGCGCACAACGGGTTCTGGATCGCTTGCGCGATACCAGCGAACAGGCTAAACGCGAGCTGGATGAGATCCGCGAAAGCCTGAAGATTAAACAGTCCGGCTGGGCGCTGTTCAAAGACAACAGTCACTTCCGTCGTGCGGTTTATCTTGGCGTATTGTTGCAGGTCATGCAGCAGTTCACCGGCATGAACGTGATCATGTATTACGCACCGAAAATTTTCGAAATTGCCGGCTTTGCCAATACCACCCAGCAGATGTGGGGCACGGTCATTGTCGGTCTGATTAACGTGCTGGCAACCTTTATTGCAATTGGTCTGGTTGACCGTTGGGGGCGTAAACCTACGCTTATCCTCGGCTTTATGGTGATGGCGCTGGGTATGGGCGTTCTGGGCACCATGCTACATGTCGGCATTCATTCAGTCGGCGCGCAGTACTTCGCTATTGCCATGCTGCTGATGTTTATCGTCGGTTTCGCGATGAGTGCCGGGCCGCTGATTTGGGTACTTTGTTCAGAGATCCAGCCGCTGAAAGGGCGTGATTTCGGCATCACCGTCTCTACCGCCACTAACTGGATTGCGAACATGATTGTCGGGGCGACCTTCCTGACCATGCTGAACAACCTCGGCAATGCGAACACCTTCTGGGTTTACGCGGCGCTCAACCTGTTCTTTATTGTTCTGACCCTGTGGCTTATTCCAGAAACCAAAAACGTTTCGCTGGAGCACATCGAGCGTAACCTGTTGAGCGGTAAGAGACTGCGCGAAATCGGTCAGCGTGACTAACCACGTTTGTTGCGTTCTTCCCGTGTTCACAACAGGCCGGCATTATGCCGGCCTGTTGCTTTTTCCGTGCCGTCTGCTGCGCCAACCGCCGACTTAACGAACGCGCTATTACCCTGGCATCTGCTCCCATTCTCCCGATCGCGCAACCCCGGTTTTCACGCCTTGAAAGGCAGTAGCGGACGGCTTGAATTGCCCCGCAGCACGCCGTATTCTTGCGCTTATGAAACCTGAAAGAATCCCCATTTCCCTGCAGCAGGCCGTTATGCAAAGGCTGCGCGATAAACTGCAGCAGGCTAATCTGCGGCTGGAGCGCAACTATCCGCAACCCGCGCTGTACTACACACAGCGTGGCACGGCGGCGGGAACGGCCTGGCTGCAAAGTTGGCAAATCCGCCTGAATCCGGTACTGCTATTAGAAAACCAGCAGGCGTTCATTGATGAAGTGGTGCCGCACGAACTGGCGCACCTGCTGGTTTGGAAACATTTTGGCCGCGTTGCACCACACGGTAAAGAGTGGAAATGGATGATGGAAAGCGTGCTGGGTGTACAAGCACGCCGTACCCACCAGTTTGCGATAACCTCAGTGTGCAGCCGCGCTTTCCCGTACCGCTGCCGCTGCCAGCAGCATCAGTTAAGCGTGCGCCGCCATAACCGGGTGATAAGGGGCGAGAGCCAATATCGCTGCCTGCATTGTGGTGACCCTCTGCAGCCCGGCAGCTTCCAGAAATCTTAAAACCCCCCGCTAATGATTAAAAATAAGACAATATAAGACTTATATTTCAAGCCATTATTCGTTATCAGCGGCACATCTGTTACTCTCCACGACCGTTTCATGGAATACAGATTTACTCGAATATGTCTCGCAAAAATTTGAGCTTAATGGCTCTTTCCCTGCTGCTCCCCCCCCTTTTTGGCCATGCTCTTAGCCAGGGCAACTACCACCAGAATAACTTTAGCCAGGCTAAGGCCTGGGCTGCGCAAATTCATCACGATGCACCCGGCACGTTTTATTGCGGCTGCAAAATTGACTGGCAGGGTAAAAAAGGCGTGCCGGATCTGGCATCCTGCGGTTATCAGGTACGCAAAAATAGCGAACGCGCCAGCCGCATCGAATGGGAGCATATTGTCCCGGCGTGGAGCTTTGGCCACCAGCGCCTGTGCTGGCAGGACGGCGGGCGCAAAAACTGCGCCAAAGACCCTGTTTATCGCCGAATGGAAAGCGACCTGCATAACCTGCAACCGGCCATTGGGGAGGTGAACGGCGATCGCGGTAACTTCATGTACGGTCAGTGGAGCGGCGGCGAGCAGCAGTATGGCCAGTGCGCCATGAAGGTTGATTTCAAAAATAAGCTGGCCGAACCGCCCGCCCGCGCGCGCGGCGCCATCGCCCGAACATGGTTTTATATGCGTGACCAGTATCAGCTAAGCATGTCAAAACAGCAGACGCAGTTGATGACCGCCTGGAGCAAGCTCTATCCGGTCACGCCGTGGGAGTGCGAACGCGATCGGCGCATTGCCCGCGTACAGGGAAATCATAATCCTTATGTACAGCAGGCTTGCCAGCGGTAAAATCGCTGGCCTAAACTGCACAGCATTGTTGTGTTAACTTTGACAGGATTTCCATGCGTATACCCCGCATTTATCAGCCCGAACCGTTACAGACCGGCAACGATATAGCCCTTAGCGAAGAGGCTGCTCATCATGTTGGCCGCGTGCTGCGCATGGGTACAGGCCAGATGCTGGAATTGTTCGATGGCACCGGTCTGGTATTTGCTGCGGAAATCATTCAGGCCGATAAAAAAAATGTTTGTGTCAAAATCAACGCCAGCCGCGAGGACAGCCGCGAGTCACCGCTTCATCTGCACCTGGGCCAGGTGATGTCGCGCGGCGAAAAAATGGAATTTACCATTCAAAAAGCCGTCGAACTGGGAGTAAATGTGATTACCCCCTTGTTTTCTGAGCGCTGTGGCGTGAAGCTGGACGCAGAACGGCTGGCGAAAAAAATTCAGCAGTGGCAAAAGATTGCCATCGCCGCCTGTGAACAGTGTGGGCGCAACGGCATTCCCGAGGTGCGTAACGCGATGGCACTGGACGCCTGGTGCGCTGAACCGGAGCCGGGGCTAAAGCTCAACCTGCATCCGCGTGCCAAACACAGCATTAATACCCTGCCGCTTCCGGTAGAACGTGTGCGTCTGCTGATTGGCCCGGAGGGTGGGCTATCTGCCGATGAGATTACCATGACGGCGCAACATGGTTTTACTGATATTCTGCTGGGTCCACGCGTGCTGCGGACCGAAACAACCGCACTAACGGCAATCACTGCCCTGCAGGTGCGCTTTGGCGATT contains:
- the tkt gene encoding transketolase codes for the protein MSSRKELANAIRALSMDAVQKAKSGHPGAPMGMADIAEVLWREFLNHNPTNPQWADRDRFVLSNGHGSMLIYSLLHLSGYDLPISELANFRQLHSKTPGHPEYGYTVGVETTTGPLGQGIANAVGMAIAERTLAAQFNRPGHDVVDHNTYVFMGDGCMMEGISHEVCSLAGTLKLGKLVAFYDDNGISIDGHIDGWFTDDTAQRFESYGWHVVRGVDGHDADEIKKAIEEAKAVSDKPSLLMCKTVIGFGSPNKAGTHDSHGAPLGDEEIALTRKQLGWNHAPFEIPQNIYTQWDAKEAGQAKEATWNDKFAAYAQAFPELAEEFKRRIKNELPANWAAESQKFVEQLQANPAKIASRKASQNAIEAFGKLLPEYLGGSADLAPSNLTMWSGSRPVNEDAAGNYIHYGVREFGMTAIANGITLHGGFLPYTATFLMFVEYARNAVRMAALMKIRQIMVYTHDSIGLGEDGPTHQPVEQLASLRVTPNMSTWRPCDQVESAIAWKYAIERHDGPTALILSRQNLTQQERTAEQLANVARGAYVLKDCAGTPEVIFIATGSEVELAVAAYDKLTAEGRKARVVSMPSTDAFDKQDAAYRESVLPKAVSARVAIEAGIADYWFKYTGLNGAIVAMTGFGESAPAEKLFELFGFTVDNVVAKAKELL
- a CDS encoding M48 family metallopeptidase, whose protein sequence is MKKRITCIALALTGLLSGCQNFDSNALMQSGSQAWQAATLSDAQVKELSDKSCQQMDSEAQIAPDSSPYAQRLKKISAALGDNINGTPANYKVYLTKDVNAWAMANGCIRVYSGLMDLMSDNEVEGVLGHEMGHVALGHSRKAMQLAWATTAVRSAAASVGGVTASLSQSQLGDLGEKLVNAQFSQGQESQADDYSFDLLKKRNINPQGLVTSFDKLAKLEGTHASSMFDSHPSSQARADHIKQRIAAGK
- the speB gene encoding agmatinase, yielding MNNTLNHEYDNSLVSNAFGFMRFPLNFQPYDSDAEWVITGVPFDAATSGRPGSRLGPGAIRQISTNLAWEGCRWPWQFDLRQQLKVIDCGDLVYAFGDAQDFSDKLQAHAEKLLAKGKRMLTFGGDHYISLPLLRAHAKTFGKMALVHFDAHTDTYSNGPTFDHGTMFYTAPKEGLISPEHSVQIGIRTEFDPSLGFNVLDAAQVNDRSVDDILAQVKKIVGDLPIYLTFDIDCLDPAHAPGTGTPVIGGLTSDKASKLIRGLQGMNIVGMDLVEVAPGYDQSDITALAAASLALDMLHVQAANKIK
- a CDS encoding YidB family protein translates to MGLLDSLINNALGGGDKEQNSGSESGMGGKLGSLAMMAILQWVQSQGGFQAVLARLQQGGLGGLAESWLGSGENQPVATSQLQSAFGHSELQSLADKLGTTPEDAVSKLQQFLPQFIDHASPEGQLKPDAEQSLNNADGNDLGKFVDGIFAKK
- the speA gene encoding biosynthetic arginine decarboxylase: MSDDMKKIMGSSAGEQGVLRSMQEVAISDQDASRMLRTYNIAWWGNNYYDVNELGHISVCPDPDVPEARVDLAKLVKEREAEGQRLPALFCFPQILQHRLRSINAAFKRACESYGYNGDYFLVYPIKVNQHKRVIESLINSGEPLGLEAGSKAELMAVLAHAGMTRSVIVCNGYKDREYIRLALIGEKMGHKVYLVLEKMTEVKLVLEEAERLNVIPRLGIRARLASQGSGKWQSSGGEKSKFGLSATQVLKLVEIMREAGRVESLQLLHFHLGSQMANIRDIATGVRESARFYVELAKLGVNIQCFDVGGGLGVDYEGTRSQSDCSVNYGLNEYANNVIWAIGAACDEHDLPHPTVITESGRAVTAHHTVLVSNIIGVERNEFSEPQPPVEDAPRPIVSMWDTWQEMHEPNNRRSLREWLHDSQMDLFDIHTGYSQGTYDLTQRAWAEQLYLSICHYIQLHLDPSNRAHRPIIDELQERMADKIYVNFSLFQSMPDAWGIDQLFPVLPLEGLNKVPERRAVLLDITCDSDGTIDHYIDGDGIATTMPMPQYDVDNPPMLGFFMVGAYQEILGNMHNLFGDTEAVDVFAFADGSVEVQLSDEGDTVADMLEYVQLNPAELLTHFRNQIKQSDLDEELRAQFLEEFEAGLYGYTYLEDE